In Brassica rapa cultivar Chiifu-401-42 chromosome A06, CAAS_Brap_v3.01, whole genome shotgun sequence, a single window of DNA contains:
- the LOC117125858 gene encoding uncharacterized protein LOC117125858: protein MKIFTDEEVMNFPNRRFFSPTIREYQISKGDSCPRKNRPEPKPILNEPKVFPQSTSWPNQKHCKDHGLIISAHHEYVLKPRISKRNHIFTWLKNVLFKTFHELCSLSCALKEIWFRKRHEPKFLRPKNQFDFIHDKNFSDLALTLCFPDRFSAWPNFKIDKPNFGDQLTCLSLAHVLDDYPKGLDPDLDVLKIEKPFDYFFRRFDVVSLVVLNEQDKHDQFPRRASSGECLRTYVLRTWNWKYLREASSKLQESFCPKFSFSEFYMILKFFLSDSFSFDSGKIDLRSNPFEEGGNDVPWGSAPGKTDMHGLIIGSSNDICSLFDSYLLNHEASTHENTWRMF from the coding sequence atgaaaatcttcacggatgaagaagttatgaattttccaaaccggaggttcttcagtccaactatccgcgagtaccagatttctaaaggagattcatgccccagaaagaatcgacctgagccaaaaccgatcctcaatgaaccaaaggtgtttcctcagtcaacctcctggccaaaccaaaagcactgtaaggatcatgggtTGATTATCTCTGCTCATCATGAATATGTTTTAAAACCGAGAATTTCTAAACGAAATCACATctttacttggttgaaaaacgttttgtttAAAACTTTCCATGAATTGTgttcattgagctgtgctttgaaagagatttggtttaggaaaaggcatgaaccaaaatttcttaggccaaagaatcaatttgatttcattcatgatAAGAATTTTTCAGATTTGGCATTGACTCTTTGTTTTCCTGACCGTTTCTCAGCTTggcctaattttaaaattgataaacCAAATTTTGGCGATCAGCTTACTTGTTTGAGTCTTGCCCACGTtcttgatgattatcctaagggcttggatcctgatcttgatgtcctaaagatagagaaaccctttgattatttctttcgcagatttgatgtggtttctctagttgttttgaatgaacaggataagcatgatcagtttccaagGAGAGCAAGTTCTGGAGAATGCCTAAGGACTTATGTTCTTCGAACATGGAACTGGAAATACTTGAGGGAAGCAAGTTCAAAACTCCAAGAAAGTTTCTGTCCAAAATTTTCCTTCTCTGaattttacatgattttaaaattctttttgtctgattcattttcttttgattcagGTAAAattgatttgaggtcaaatccttttgaagagggagggaatgatgtgccatGGGGTAGCGCACCGGGCAAAACAGACATGCATGGTTTGATCATTGGAAGCAGTAATGATATATGTTCATTGTTTGACTCATATCTGCTAAACCACGAGGCTTCTACACATGAAAACACTTGGAGAATGTTCTAA
- the LOC103871396 gene encoding prostaglandin reductase-3, protein MEIKPGLSALVTGGASGIGRALCLALAEKGVFVSVVDFSEDKGKETTSLVQKANAPFHPSLNSPSAIFIKCDVTNRGDLVAAFDKHLATFGTLDICINNAGIANPVKFDKDDTDGSKSWKHTINVDLVAVVECTHLAIKAMKAKRKRGVIINMGSAAGLYPSPLDPIYSASKGGVVLFTRSLAYFKRQGIRINVLCPEFIQTELAGAIGDSFLHSLGGYMSMDMLIKGAFELITDESKAGACLWITNRRGLEYWPTPMEQAKYLVGSSSTKKTSFKLTSNIKLPQSFEKIIVHALSHNFRNATRIVRAPLQLPIGPHQVLLKIIYAGVNASDVNFSSGRYFSGGSPKLPFDAGFEGVGLIAAVGESVKNLQVGTPAAVMTFGAYAEYMIVSSKHVLPVPRPDPEVVAMLTSGLTALTALEKAGQMKSGETVLVTAAAGGTGQFAVQLAKLAGNKVIATCGGSDKAKLLKELGVDRVIDYKAEDIKTVLKKEFPKGVDIIYESVGGRMFDLCLNALAVYGRLIVIGMISQYQGEKGWQPANYPGLCEKILAKSQTVAGFFLVQYSQLWKQNLNKLFHLYSLGKLKVGIDQKKFIGLNAVADAVEYLHSGKSTGKVVVCIDPTFEQTISRL, encoded by the exons ATGGAGATCAAGCCAGGTTTGTCCGCTCTTGTCACCGGTGGTGCCTCCGGGATCG GTCGAGCTCTCTGCTTGGCTCTTGCGGAGAAAGGAGTTTTTGTAAGTGTGGTTGATTTCTCTGAGGACAAAGGCAAAGAGACTACCTCTCTTGTTCAAAAGGCCAATGCTCCTTTCCATCCTTCTCTAAACTCTCCTTCTGCTATCTTTATCAAATGTGACGTCACCAATAGAG GTGATCTCGTTGCTGCTTTTGACAAGCACTTAGCGACATTTGGAACACTGGACATCTGCATTAACAATGCTGGGATCGCCAATCCTGTAAAGTTTGATAAAGATGATACTGATGGATCTAAATCATGGAAACACACCATTAATGTGGATCTTGTTGCAGTGGTTGAATGCACACATCTTGCT ATCAAAGCTATGAAAGCCAAGAGAAAGCGTGGAGTTATCATTAACATGGGCTCCGCTGCGGGTCTTTATCCATCGCCCTTAGATCCTATCTACTCTGCTTCCAAAG GGGGTGTTGTATTATTCACTAGATCATTAGCATATTTCAAGCGTCAAGGGATCCGCATCAATGTGCTTTGCCCTGAA TTTATCCAGACGGAGTTAGCTGGAGCTATTGGTGATTCCTTCCTTCACTCACTAGGCGGTTACATGTCTATGGACATGTTGATTaaag GTGCTTTTGAGCTTATAACCGATGAGAGTAAAGCCGGCGCATGTCTATGGATTACCAACCGCAGGGGATTGGAGTATTGGCCGACTCCAATGGAACAGGCAAAGTACTTGGTTGGTTCAAGTTCCACCAAAAAGACTTCCTTTAAACTAACTTCAAATATCAAACTTCCTCAAAGCTTCGAGAAGAT AATTGTACATGCCTTGTCTCATAATTTCCGCAATGCTACCCGCATAGTTCGAGCACCACTACAGTTACCCATTGGACCGCACCAAGTTCTTCTGAAAATCATCTATGCTGGTGTCAACGCTAGTGAT GTAAACTTCAGCTCAGGTCGTTACTTTAGCGGTGGCTCGCCTAAGCTTCCTTTTGACGCTGGATTTGAG GGAGTTGGACTAATTGCAGCAGTGGGAGAATCTGTTAAGAATCTGCAAGTTGGGACTCCAGCTGCCGTTATGACATTTGGAGCATATGCTGAATACATGATA GTTTCTTCTAAGCACGTGCTTCCTGTTCCAAGGCCAGATCCAGAAGTTGTCGCCATGCTTACCTCAGGATTAACtgctttaaccgcccttgaaaAG GCAGGACAAATGAAATCAGGTGAAACGGTACTTGTGACTGCTGCTGCAGGAGGGACTGGACAATTCGCAGTCCAG CTTGCAAAGTTAGCAGGAAATAAAGTGATTGCTACTTGTGGGGGATCAGATAAGGCCAAGCTATTAAAAGAGCTTGGGGTGGATCGAGTCATAGATTATAAAGCAGAAGATATCAAGACG GTCTTGAAAAAGGAGTTTCCAAAGGGAGTGGATATCATATATGAATCTGTAGGTGGTCGAATGTTTGATCTGTGCTTGAATGCTCTTGCTGTTTACGGACGGCTCATTGTGATTGGAATGATCTCTCAG TATCAAGGTGAGAAGGGGTGGCAACCCGCAAACTATCCGGGGCTCTGCGAGAAGATTCTTGCAAAAAGCCAAACCGTG GCGGGTTTCTTTCTGGTGCAATATAGTCAGCTCTGGAAACAAAACCTTAACAAGTTGTTCCATCTCTACTCTCTCGGAAAGCTCAAG GTTGGGATTGATCAGAAAAAGTTTATAGGTCTAAACGCTGTTGCAGATGCTGTTGAGTATCTGCATTCCGGTAAAAGCACTGGAAAG GTTGTCGTTTGCATCGATCCCACGTTTGAGCAGACAATATCCAGGCTGTGA
- the LOC103871684 gene encoding uncharacterized protein LOC103871684 isoform X3, which produces MNRNQNFLEKTANRIKDEIERCIKKYMNLEQTITYLHEKYHIHHVITSAIWERLQEGNPDFFEEYYKRCEVARQIAAFNDLLAQQVDLMHKLREIELSNVAPVTQLQQPIDQCHHHNDQVNHHHQHHHHQDHIYDQWIASNDFAYIENSVSSLIDASWIAAPPQSNIFNYGTDFQDMMSIEQFTRELDQQQQILQLKSQQPEHLTDQQVEYCLQKHDYTTLPVQQVPHQSLASLNSLDFAGDGFTNNSGSTATTGSDATKETRKKNQ; this is translated from the exons ATGAATAGAAATCAGAATTTTCTAGAGAAGACCGCAAACCgt ATCAAGGACGAAATCGAAAGatgtattaaaaaatatatgaatttggAACAAACCATTACGTATCTACATGAAAAATACCATATTCATCATGTTATCACTAGCGCAA TTTGGGAACGTCTTCAAGAAGGTAATCCAGATTTCTTCGAAGAATACTACAAACGATGCGAGGTTGCTCGTCAAATAGCTGCATTCAACGACTTGCTTGCTCAACAAGTAGACCTAATGCACAAACTTAGAGAAATTGAGCTTAGTAACGTTGCACCAG TCACACAACTTCAGCAACCTATTGATCAATGTCATCATCATAATGATCAAGTTAATCATCATCACCAGCATCATCACCATCAAGATCATATTTATGATCAGTGGATTGCATCTAATGATTTTGCTTATATAGAGAACTCAGTCTCTTCTCTCATTGACGCGTCATGGATTGCTGCACCACcacaatcaaatatttttaattacgGTACTGATTTTCAAGATATGATGAGTATAGAGCAATTCACTAGAGAATtagatcaacaacaacaaatattgcAGCTAAAATCTCAGCAACCAGAACATCTAACAGATCAACAAGTAGAATATTGTCTTCAGAAACATGATTATACGACATTACCTGTGCAACAAGTGCCTCATCAGTCTCTGGCTTCTTTGAACAGTCTTGATTTTG CAGGTGATGGATTCACCAACAACAGCGGCTCAACAGCAACAACAGGGAGTGACGCAACAAAAGAAACTCGCAAAAAGAATCAGTAA
- the LOC103871684 gene encoding uncharacterized protein LOC103871684 isoform X2: protein MNRNQNFLEKTANRVCFFKNNRNPSIFMTLLISSFQTLFQIKDEIERCIKKYMNLEQTITYLHEKYHIHHVITSAIWERLQEGNPDFFEEYYKRCEVARQIAAFNDLLAQQVDLMHKLREIELSNVAPVTQLQQPIDQCHHHNDQVNHHHQHHHHQDHIYDQWIASNDFAYIENSVSSLIDASWIAAPPQSNIFNYGTDFQDMMSIEQFTRELDQQQQILQLKSQQPEHLTDQQVEYCLQKHDYTTLPVQQVPHQSLASLNSLDFGDGFTNNSGSTATTGSDATKETRKKNQ, encoded by the exons ATGAATAGAAATCAGAATTTTCTAGAGAAGACCGCAAACCgtgtatgtttttttaaaaataacagaAATCCTTCAATATTCATGACCCTTCTCATTAGTTCTTTTCAAACTTTGTTTCAGATCAAGGACGAAATCGAAAGatgtattaaaaaatatatgaatttggAACAAACCATTACGTATCTACATGAAAAATACCATATTCATCATGTTATCACTAGCGCAA TTTGGGAACGTCTTCAAGAAGGTAATCCAGATTTCTTCGAAGAATACTACAAACGATGCGAGGTTGCTCGTCAAATAGCTGCATTCAACGACTTGCTTGCTCAACAAGTAGACCTAATGCACAAACTTAGAGAAATTGAGCTTAGTAACGTTGCACCAG TCACACAACTTCAGCAACCTATTGATCAATGTCATCATCATAATGATCAAGTTAATCATCATCACCAGCATCATCACCATCAAGATCATATTTATGATCAGTGGATTGCATCTAATGATTTTGCTTATATAGAGAACTCAGTCTCTTCTCTCATTGACGCGTCATGGATTGCTGCACCACcacaatcaaatatttttaattacgGTACTGATTTTCAAGATATGATGAGTATAGAGCAATTCACTAGAGAATtagatcaacaacaacaaatattgcAGCTAAAATCTCAGCAACCAGAACATCTAACAGATCAACAAGTAGAATATTGTCTTCAGAAACATGATTATACGACATTACCTGTGCAACAAGTGCCTCATCAGTCTCTGGCTTCTTTGAACAGTCTTGATTTTG GTGATGGATTCACCAACAACAGCGGCTCAACAGCAACAACAGGGAGTGACGCAACAAAAGAAACTCGCAAAAAGAATCAGTAA
- the LOC103871684 gene encoding uncharacterized protein LOC103871684 isoform X1, giving the protein MNRNQNFLEKTANRVCFFKNNRNPSIFMTLLISSFQTLFQIKDEIERCIKKYMNLEQTITYLHEKYHIHHVITSAIWERLQEGNPDFFEEYYKRCEVARQIAAFNDLLAQQVDLMHKLREIELSNVAPVTQLQQPIDQCHHHNDQVNHHHQHHHHQDHIYDQWIASNDFAYIENSVSSLIDASWIAAPPQSNIFNYGTDFQDMMSIEQFTRELDQQQQILQLKSQQPEHLTDQQVEYCLQKHDYTTLPVQQVPHQSLASLNSLDFAGDGFTNNSGSTATTGSDATKETRKKNQ; this is encoded by the exons ATGAATAGAAATCAGAATTTTCTAGAGAAGACCGCAAACCgtgtatgtttttttaaaaataacagaAATCCTTCAATATTCATGACCCTTCTCATTAGTTCTTTTCAAACTTTGTTTCAGATCAAGGACGAAATCGAAAGatgtattaaaaaatatatgaatttggAACAAACCATTACGTATCTACATGAAAAATACCATATTCATCATGTTATCACTAGCGCAA TTTGGGAACGTCTTCAAGAAGGTAATCCAGATTTCTTCGAAGAATACTACAAACGATGCGAGGTTGCTCGTCAAATAGCTGCATTCAACGACTTGCTTGCTCAACAAGTAGACCTAATGCACAAACTTAGAGAAATTGAGCTTAGTAACGTTGCACCAG TCACACAACTTCAGCAACCTATTGATCAATGTCATCATCATAATGATCAAGTTAATCATCATCACCAGCATCATCACCATCAAGATCATATTTATGATCAGTGGATTGCATCTAATGATTTTGCTTATATAGAGAACTCAGTCTCTTCTCTCATTGACGCGTCATGGATTGCTGCACCACcacaatcaaatatttttaattacgGTACTGATTTTCAAGATATGATGAGTATAGAGCAATTCACTAGAGAATtagatcaacaacaacaaatattgcAGCTAAAATCTCAGCAACCAGAACATCTAACAGATCAACAAGTAGAATATTGTCTTCAGAAACATGATTATACGACATTACCTGTGCAACAAGTGCCTCATCAGTCTCTGGCTTCTTTGAACAGTCTTGATTTTG CAGGTGATGGATTCACCAACAACAGCGGCTCAACAGCAACAACAGGGAGTGACGCAACAAAAGAAACTCGCAAAAAGAATCAGTAA
- the LOC103871397 gene encoding putative fucosyltransferase-like protein gives MGPFSNLRGPRIGATHDELPLANDSSSSSSPSSHSSSIRRKLSNLLPICVALVVIAEIGFLGRLDKVALVDTLTDFFTQSPSLSPPSRSERKIGVVGTEKSCEEWLMREDSVTYSRDFRKNPIFISGGAKDFQSCSVDCTFEASAGKTADATFGLGHKPETLGIIRSMESAQYYPDNDLSQARRRGYDVVMTTSLSSDVPVGYFSWAEYDIMAPVQPKTEKAIAAAFISNCGARNFRLQALEALMRTRIKIDSYGGCHRNRDGKVDKVEALKRYKFSLAFENTNEEDYVTEKFFQSLVAGSVPVVVGAPNIEDFAPASGSILQIKSMEDVEPVAKRMKFLADNPAAYNHTLRWKYEGPSDSFKALVDMAAVHSSCRLCIFLATRIQEQEEKSPSFKKRPCKCTRGGSDTVYHVFVRERGRFEMESIFLRGKNLTLEALESAVVAKFKSLKHEPVWKKERPASLKGDNELRVHKIYPLGLTQRQALYNFKFEGNSSLSTHIQHNPCAKFEVVFV, from the exons ATGGGTCCGTTCTCCAATCTTCGAGGACCCAGAATCGGAGCTACCCACGACGAATTGCCTCTAGCAAATGactcctcttcatcttcttcgccGTCGTCTCACTCTTCATCGATCAGGCGAAAGCTGTCGAATTTATTACCAATCTGCGTGGCTCTTGTCGTCATCGCCGAGATCGGGTTTCTGGGTCGGCTCGATAAAGTCGCTTTGGTCGACACGTTGACTGATTTCTTCACTCAGTCTCCGTCGCTCTCTCCGCCGAGTAGATCCGAGAGGAAGATCGGTGTGGTGGGGACGGAGAAGAGCTGCGAGGAGTGGTTGATGAGAGAAGACTCGGTGACTTATTCGAGGGACTTTCGTAAAAATCCAATCTTTATCTCCGGTGGTGCCAAG gaCTTTCAATCTTGCTCTGTCGATTGTACATTTGAAGCTAGCGCAGGTAAGACAGCAGATGCTACGTTTGGATTAGGTCATAAACCTGAAACTCTTGGCATAATCCGTTCCATGGAATCAGCTCAGTACTATCCTGATAATGATCTCTCACAGGCACGACG GAGAGGTTATGATGTTGTGATGACCACTAGTCTTTCATCAGATGTTCCTGTTGGGTATTTTTCATGGGCGGAGTATGATATTATGGCGCCAGTACAGCCTAAGACCGAGAAGGCTATTGCAGCTGCTTTTATTTCCAACTGTGGTGCTCGTAATTTTCGGTTGCAAGCACTTGAAGCCCTGATGAGGACTAGAATCAAGATTGATTCTTATGGTGGTTGTCATCGGAACCGAGATGGAAAAG TTGACAAGGTTGAAGCACTCAAACGCTACAAGTTCAGTTTGGCTTTTGAGAACACCAATGAGGAGGATTATGTCACTGAGAAGTTCTTCCAATCTCTAGTTGCTG GATCTGTTCCTGTGGTTGTTGGTGCTCCGAATATAGAAGACTTTGCTCCTGCTTCAGGCTCAATCCTTCAAATCAAGAGTATGGAAGATGTGGAGCCAGTTGCAAAGAGAATGAAGTTTCTCGCAGATAACCCTGCTGCTTATAATCACACACTAAG ATGGAAGTACGAAGGTCCTTCAGATTCTTTCAAAGCACTTGTTGATATGGCTGCTGTACACTCTTCTTGCCGTCTCTGCATTTTTCTGGCTACGAGGATCcaagaacaagaagagaaaAGCCCTAGTTTCAAGAAACGGCCTTGCAAGTGCACCAGGGGAGGATCAGACACAGTTTATCATGTTTTTGTTAGAGAAAGAGGCCGTTTTGAGATGGAATCCATCTTTCTGAG GGGTAAAAATCTGACTCTGGAAGCTTTGGAATCTGCGGTTGTGGCCAAGTTCAAGTCATTAAAACATGAGCCGGTGTGGAAGAAGGAAAGGCCTGCAAGCTTAAAAGGAGACAACGAGCTTAGAGTACATAAGATTTACCCGCTTGGCCTCACGCAGCGACAAGCTTTGTACAACTTCAAATTCGAGGGGAACTCGAGTTTAAGCACTCACATTCAACACAACCCTTGTGCTAAGTTTGAGGTTGTCTTCGTGTAG